The Deinococcus misasensis DSM 22328 genome segment TCAAGGGATCTGTAGGGGCGAGCGGGCAGAGGGACCAGTGCCCAGCGCGAAGCGCCTCAGTGCCGACGGGGCCGCCCCCGAGCGACCCAGCCGATTCAAACCGCTTTGATCGGCGCAGTCGGGTCAAGAAGGCACGTAGTAGAAGGCAAGAAAAGGGCCGCCCCGTGAGCGCGTAGTCAGGGCAAGACAACATGCGGTCCCTTGTTTTGCCAAAGAAGGCGTGCCTCGCCCTTCATCGCTCTAGCTAAAGCTTTCTTTTGCCCTTGGCCCTCAGCCCTCGGCGGGGCGCAGCCCCCCATCAACCAGATGCATCAACTGCCGCACCGCCCCGAGGTGATACGCCAGATGGGCCACCGTTCCATGTCCCATGTCTTCTGCGATTTCAGCTTCGGAAAGTTGCTGCATGCGCTGCAAGAACACCTGACGGGTGGCTTCAAAATCGGTCTTGAGTTGCTGCCATTCCTCTGGAGTGACGGTGTAAGGCTGGAAGCTGGCCAACCAGTCCCGCTTGTGGCGTTTGCCGTCCATCCATTCCACCACCACCTGCAAATGGAAGTGCATGTGCCGGATGTGACTGGCAATGCTGGGGATGCCCTGCCATGA includes the following:
- a CDS encoding DinB family protein, with amino-acid sequence MKDAVLKELTEILRETFEGGLPGQGTQYLDHNSGIYPTMDRLTAEQASFSWQGIPSIASHIRHMHFHLQVVVEWMDGKRHKRDWLASFQPYTVTPEEWQQLKTDFEATRQVFLQRMQQLSEAEIAEDMGHGTVAHLAYHLGAVRQLMHLVDGGLRPAEG